Below is a window of Aeromonas veronii DNA.
GGTGTCGATGATGTCTTCCACGATCACCACATCCTTACCCTTGATGTCATCGTCAAGGTCTTTCAGGATGCGCACGTCACGGGTGCTGTGCATGCCGGAGCCATAGCTGGAGGCGGTCATGAAGTCCAGGGTGATGGGCAGCTGGCACTGGCGGCAGAGGTCGGCCAGGAAGATGCAGGAACCGCGCAGCAGCGCAATCATCACGACTTCGTCAGAACCCTGATAGCGGGCGGTGATCTCTTCACCCAATTTGGCGATCCGGGCGGCAACGTCAGCCTCGGAGATCATCACCTCAACGGTGTGTTTCATCACATACTCCCATAAGGCCAAAGGGGATTTGGCCGTTCATGAATATCAAAACCGATGATTCTACCACTCATGT
It encodes the following:
- the hpt gene encoding hypoxanthine phosphoribosyltransferase codes for the protein MKHTVEVMISEADVAARIAKLGEEITARYQGSDEVVMIALLRGSCIFLADLCRQCQLPITLDFMTASSYGSGMHSTRDVRILKDLDDDIKGKDVVIVEDIIDTGYTLNKVREILSLREPKSLAICTLLDKPSRREVQVPVDWIGFAIPDEFVVGCGIDYAQKYRNLPFIGKVVPQE